In the genome of Meles meles chromosome 16, mMelMel3.1 paternal haplotype, whole genome shotgun sequence, one region contains:
- the LOC123927141 gene encoding caprin-1-like, which produces MPSATSHSRSGSGSKSSGPPPTSGSSGSEAGAGAAAPASQHPATGTGAVQTEAMKQILGVIDKKLRNLEKKKGKLDDYQERMNKGERLNQDQLDAVSKYQEVTNNLEFVKELQRSFMALSQDIQKTIKKTARREQLMREEAEQKRLKTVLELQYVLDKLGDDEVRTDLKQGLNGVPILSEEELSLLDEFYKLADPERDMSLRLNEQYEHASIHLWDLLEGKEKSVCGTTYKALKEIVERVFQSNYFDSTHNRQNGLCEEEEAASAPTAEDQVAEAEPEPAEEYTEQSEVESTEYVNRQFMAETQFSSGEKEQVDEWTVETVEVVNSLQQQPQAASPSVPEPHSLTPVAQADPVVRRQRVQDLMAQMQGPYNFIQDSMLDFENQTLDPAIVSAQPMNPTQNMDMPQLVCPPVHSESKLAQPNQVPVQPEATQVPLVSSTSEGYTAPQPLYQPSHATEQRPQKEPIDQIQATISLNTDQTTASSSLLAASQPQVFQAGTSKPLHSSGINVNAAPFQSMQTVFNMNAPVPPVNEPETLKEQNQYQPSYNQSFSSQPHQVEQTDLHQEQLQTVVGTYHGSQDQPHQVTGNHQQPPQQNTGFPRSSQPYYNSRGVSRGGSRGARGLMNGYRGPANGFRGGYDGYHPSFSNTPNSGYTQSQFSAPRDYSGYQRDGYQQNFKRGSEQSGPRGAPRGRGGPPRPNRGMPQMNTQQVN; this is translated from the coding sequence ATGCCCTCGGCCACCAGCCACAGCCGAAGCGGCAGCGGCAGCAAGTCGTCCGGACCGCCACCCACGTCGGGTTCCTCCGGGAGTGAGGCGGGGGCCGGGGCAGCTGCGCCGGCTTCCCAGCACCCCGCAACTGGCACCGGTGCTGTCCAGACCGAAGCCATGAAGCAGATCCTCGGGGTAATCGACAAGAAACTTCGGAACCTGGAGAAGAAAAAGGGCAAGCTTGATGATTACCAGGAAcgaatgaacaaaggggaaaggCTTAATCAAGATCAGCTGGATGCCGTATCTAAGTACCAGGAAGTCACAAATAACTTGGAGTTTGTGAAAGAATTACAGAGGAGTTTCATGGCATTAAGTCAAGATattcagaaaacaataaagaagacAGCGCGTCGGGAGCAGCTTATGAGAGAAGAAGCCGAACAAAAACGTTTAAAAACTGTACTTGAGCTCCAGTATGTTTTGGACAAATTGGGAGATGATGAGGTGAGAACTGACCTGAAGCAAGGTTTGAATGGAGTGCCAATATTGTCTGAAGAGGAATTGTCATTGTTGGATGAATTCTACAAATTAGCAGACCCTGAACGGGACATGAGCTTAAGGTTGAATGAGCAGTATGAACATGCTTCCATTCACCTATGGGACttgctggaaggaaaggaaaaatctgtATGTGGAACAACCTATAAAGCTCTAAAGGAAATTGTTGAGCGTGTTTTCCAGTCAAACTACTTTGACAGCACCCACAACCGCCAGAATGGGCTGtgtgaggaagaagaggcagcTTCAGCACCTACAGCTGAAGACCAGGTAGCTGAAGCTGAACCTGAGCCAGCAGAAGAATACACTGAACAAAGTGAAGTTGAATCAACAGAGTATGTAAATAGACAATTTATGGCAGAAACACAGTTCAGCAGTGGTGAAAAGGAGCAGGTAGATGAGTGGACAGTCGAAACAGTTGAGGTGGTAAATTCACTCCAGCAGCAACCTCAGGCTGCATCTCCTTCAGTGCCAGAGCCCCACTCTTTGACTCCAGTGGCTCAGGCAGATCCCGTTGTGAGAAGACAGCGAGTCCAAGACCTTATGGCGCAAATGCAGGGGCCCTATAATTTCATACAGGATTCAATGCTGGATTTTGAAAACCAGACTCTTGATCCTGCCATTGTATCTGCACAGCCTATGAATCCGACACAAAACATGGACATGCCCCAGCTGGTTTGCCCTCCAGTTCATTCTGAATCTAAACTTGCTCAGCCTAATCAAGTTCCGGTACAACCAGAAGCTACACAGGTTCCTTTGGTTTCATCCACAAGTGAAGGGTACACAGCACCTCAACCCTTGTACCAGCCTTCTCACGCTACAGAGCAGCGACCACAAAAGGAACCAATTGACCAGATTCAGGCAACAATCTCCTTAAATACAGACCAGACTACAGCATCATCTTCCCTTCTGGCTGCTTCTCAGCCTCAGGTGTTCCAGGCTGGGACAAGCAAACCATTACATAGCAGTGGAATCAATGTAAATGCAGCTCCATTCCAATCCATGCAAACGGTGTTCAATATGAATGCCCCAGTTCCTCCTGTTAATGAACCAGAAACTTTGAAAGAGCAAAATCAGTACCAGCCCAGTTACAACCAGAGCTTTTCTAGTCAGCCTCACCAAGTAGAACAAACAGACCTTCATCAAGAACAGCTTCAAACAGTGGTTGGCACCTACCATGGTTCCCAGGACCAGCCTCATCAGGTGACTGGTAACCACCAGCAGCCTCCCCAGCAGAACACTGGATTTCCACGTAGCAGTCAGCCGTATTACAACAGTCGTGGTGTGTCTCGTGGTGGTTCCCGTGGTGCTAGAGGCTTGATGAATGGATATAGGGGCCCTGCCAATGGATTCAGAGGAGGATATGATGGTTACCACCCTTCATTCTCTAACACTCCAAACAGTGGTTACACACAATCTCAGTTCAGTGCTCCCCGGGACTACTCTGGCTATCAGCGGGATGGATATCAGCAGAATTTCAAGCGAGGATCTGAGCAGAGTGGACCACGGGGAGCCCCACGAGGTCGTGGAGGGCCCCCAAGACCCAACAGAGGGATGCCGCAAATGAACACTCAGCAAGTGAATTAA